One Colius striatus isolate bColStr4 chromosome 8, bColStr4.1.hap1, whole genome shotgun sequence genomic region harbors:
- the RBP4 gene encoding retinol-binding protein 4: protein MTHTERALPWLLLLALALLGSSTAERDCRVSSFKVKENFDKIRYSGTWYAMAKKDPEGLFLQDNVVAQFTIDENGQMSATAKGRVRLFNNWDVCADMIGSFTDTEDPAKFKMKYWGVASFLQKGNDDHWVVDTDYDTYALHYSCRQLNEDGTCADSYSFVFSRDPKGLPPEAQKIVRQKQIDLCLDRKYRVIVHNGFCS from the exons atgACCCACACGGAGagagctctgccctggctgctgctgctggcactggccttgctgggcagcagcacagcagagcgGGACTGCCGAGTGAGCAGCTTCAAAGTCAAGGAGAACTTCGACAAGATCAGG TACAGTGGCACCTGGTATGCCATGGCAAAAAAAGATCCTGAGGGGCTGTTTCTGCAGGACAATGTGGTAGCCCAGTTCACTATAGATGAGAATGGACAAATGAGTGCTACTGCAAAGGGCAGAGTCCGGCTCTTCAA TAACTGGGATGTCTGTGCTGATATGATTGGCTCTTTCACTGACACAGAGGATCCTGCCAAGTTCAAGATGAAGTATTGGGGCGTTGCCTCTTTTCTGCAGAAAGGAA ATGACGATCACTGGGTAGTAGACACAGATTATGATACATATGCTCTTCATTACTCCTGCCGCCAGCTAAATGAAGATGGCACTTGTGCTGATAGCTATTCCTTTGTGTTCTCCCGGGATCCCAAGGGATTGCCTCCAGAGGCACAGAAAATTGTCAGACAAAAGCAGATAGACCTCTGCTTGGACAGAAAATACAGAGTTATTGTTCATAATG GATTTTGCTCTTAA